The uncultured Dysgonomonas sp. genome contains the following window.
TTTCATCTGGGGCTTGAGCACACACATANCATAATATTTATAGTGCAAACCTCCACCGGCATTTCCCGTATCGAAATGCATAATAAGACGCTCTGTATTTGAATAGGCTTCTATATAGGGATGGTCTGACAGAAATATCATATTATTACCTGTCGGAGGCAAAGGAGTTTGGCTAATAGGGAAAACCAGCTTTTTCTCCTGAGGTAAAATTCTTACTTCTCCCGAAGCTTTCATTATACCCGATCCAAGCACAAGATCTACTTTGAAAACAGAGTCTACAGCTAGATTCGGAGGGACAACAACTGCTGTTGAATTCTTGTACACCATATTACCTACACGTAAACTGTCTATCAAGGCTATTTTACCGATTCCGCGACCGACCCCGTTTACCATTACTGAATCTGCAACAGTTCTAAGGTTCAGCTTTGATGCATATTCTTCAGATATAAATGCACCGCCGGGGCATCCTGTATCGAATATAAACCTTTCCGGGAAACCGTTTATTGTAACTGGTACATAAATCAATTGTCCACCCACAGACAGGGAATCTATTTCTATCGGTATTTCACAGTCAGCTAACGGTCGCTCTAAAGCCGGTGGTGGTACACTCCGCATTTTATCATACACTGCATAAGTTTCTTTATAACTTTTCAGCATCGTACTATCCATATGCTCCGATACCTCATTCATAAAATATTGCAAATCATTGGCAGCCTGACTGTAATTGCCCATTTCAGCCTGTACCATACACTTTTTCAAAAACATCGCTTGCACATTCATAAAACCGATCTCTTGCTGATGATATTCCAACAAACGATTTATATCATCGAGTGCGCGTTCCGGACGATTGAGAGAAGAGCTCAATACTGCTTCCGACAAACTTTTCAGCATAGGATGAATACTGTCTTTAAGTGATGGATATTGACGGTTCAACTCTATATAATCTGCTCGATTCAATAAGGTGCTAGCTCTTTCATCTGGGGCTTGAGCACACACATACATGCTTGATAATACGAACACAAGCAATAAAATGGTATTTTTCACTCTCATGATATATAGATTAGATACTATACAAATCTAAGAAAAAATATCATAAGATAGCAGATATTTTTATATATTGCACTGCTTTTCTCTGAATGAAAAATAATGAAAAAACTAGTATTTTGTTGCCTATGTATTTTTGCCTTGATGGCTTGTGGTGAACGAAATGTAATCATAGGAAGATGGGCTATGGAGATAGACGGTACAGATGAGACATCTATCAAAATGCCTGATGATACGATTGTATCACCGGAACTCCGCTTCGAATACGATACAGTATACATGGATGTGCGGACAAGTGAAGGCTCCGTCAGAAGCCAGTGCATAGGTATCTACACCATTAAAGGAGATAGCGTAATAATAACAGATAGCTACGGCAAACAGCGGAAATGTCAATTTGCACTGAAAGACGACATCCTTACCGTTATGGATAAAGACGATCCGGAGAAAATAGTAATGAGGCTGCGAAGGATAAAAGAATAGAGAATATAAAGAATTGAAAAGTTTTTTTCCTATTTACAGAAAGCTCCCTCAGGGAGTTTTTTTGTTATGCATTATAAAAATTATCGTACTTTTATAGTCTGTTAAACTACAAGTTATAAAATGTCCGACAAAAAAATCCTTTATTTTCATATAAATGCAACTTTTGGAAATAATATTGCATCAATGTAAGTAGAGAGTATAGTTAGCCGATGAACGAACAGTTATTAATAGCGGGATGTAAACGTGGCGAATCATGGGCTCGTAAGCAATTATACGAGTTACATGCACCGGTCATGATGGGTGTTTGCATGCGCTATACTAACGACAGGGAGACGGCTAAAGATATACTTCAGGATGGGTTTATCAAGGTATTTACCAAGATAGACACCTATTCCGAAACAGGTTCGCTAGGCGGTTGGATGCGTCGGGTTTTTGTAACTACAGCACTCGAATATCTCCGGCGAAACGACGCTCTTAAATTAAGTGTAAGCATTGACGATTACAACGAAGCGATGGAGAATGTCGATGTTTCGGCTTTGGATCAGATTTCGGCAGATGAACTGATGGCGTGTGTAGCTGCATTACCGGAAGGTTACCGGACAGTTTTCAACCTTTTTGCGATAGAAGGATACACACATAGCGAAATAGCAAATATGCTGAATATCAAAGAAAGTACCTCGCGTTCTCAATTTATCAGGGCGCGGAAAGTTTTACAAAATAAAGTGGAATCTCTATTAATGCATGAAAATGCCAGACAAGAAAAACCATAACGAACAACCTGACGAGTTCAGCAGACTGATAGGGCAAAAACTGGAAGATTACCGGATGCCTGTAGAAGCAGACTACTGGAACGAGATTGAGCTTCGGATGAAGCCCAAACAGAGGAAGTCTGTCTGGTGGATTGGGGGCTCTGTTGCAGCAATAGCTGTCATCGTGATTTTACTACTCTCTATACCCAAAAATGACGAGCCCCCTTTCAATCCGGTTGCAGGAATAAATAATTTCAATGCTACTGATTTCATAATATCAAAACCCGAGAAACAAACAAACACAGTTGTTAGCACCACTAACAACAATATATTACAACTACAAGCCAAAAGTTATCCGGTCTCTATATCCAGCAAAACAGAAAAAGATACATTGTTAGCTGAAGAAAACAATACTTCGAACGAGTCATTGCCTGTAACGATTGCCGATACCATTAGTCTGGCACATGTTGAAGAAATTGTACAGGACGTAATCGCTGAGGGTAAAGATCTGGCTGAGAATAACGTTAATACTACTGATACGATTTCTAGTGCTCCAACCATACAAGAGAAGAAACCGATAGAGAAGAAATCCAAAGAACCGGGCAGGCTATTAATCGCAAAGGCAGAGAATAATGACAACAAATGGCTGATGTCTGCATCTGTTTCATCAGGAGGAGGTTCCTCTTCCAACGGAAATATGCATAAGGGTCTTATGTATGACTATGCTACGTCGGCAAATGTTTCAGAATCATTCACTGATGCTGCTCCGTCCTTGTTAAACAGGGAATTGAATGTAAATGATTTTTCAGAAATAGATCACTCTTTGCCGCTGTCATTCGGTGTGAATGTTCGCAAGGATATTAACAAGTACATCGGTATTGAAACCGGATTGACATATACCTACTTGTCATCAAAGTTTCAAAAGAAAGCGATTAAATCATTAGAAGCCCGTCAGGAACTGCATTACCTGGGTATCCCTGTCAATGTAGTCCTGTATTTGTGGAATAGTTCAAACTGGAATATCTACCTGTCAGCCGGAGGTATGGTGGAAAAGGGACTGACATATAAATATACGGAAGATATATATGACAAGAATAACAATACTGCGGTTGTTCATGACAAGGGTAGTATAAGCGGCCTGCAATGGTCTTTGAATGCATCATTGGGTGCATCGTATATGTTCTATAATGACTGGAGTATATATTTTGAACCTCGATTCTCTTACTATTTTAATAATAAACAACCAATTAGTATTAGAACGGAAAAACCTTCAGTATTTGGTCTTGGCGCCGGACTCAGATACAAGTTTTAAAAGCAACTCGGAATTTTTAATAACTTAAATCTTTAAACGATGAAAAAACTACTGTATTTATTATACATTAGCACATTCTGTGTATTGTATAGCTGTAGCGACAATGACAATACTGAAACCATCACCTACAAAATCCACGAACCGGTATTTATGAATGCCACTACTTTTCGTAATTCCATAAAGGTATCAATCACACCTGAAGAGATTACACAAAAAGGCAAAATATGCTTCTATGAGGGCTATCTTTATATATCTGAGCCGGACAAAGGTATCCACATCATTGACAACCGCACCCCTTCTACTCCAAAAAATGTCGGTTACATAGAACTTATGGGGAATGCAGACCTGAGCATACGTAACAATATGCTTTATGCAGACTCCTATATAGATCTCGTATGGTTTGATATAAGCAATCCTGCACAACCGGAACTCAAAGGTCGGTTAGAAAATGTCTTTGAAAAAGCTTTACCTCCAATGGAAGATTTCCAGTTTGGATATGACTATGCAATGTGCTATCCTAACAATGAAAACAATGATATCATAGTAGGCTGGACGCTGGTAGAAAGAACCGAAACTGTAAAACGGAATCCGGGTTGGTGCTATGATTATGCATATATGGAGAATAGTAGTAGCGGTAACAGTGCTAGCGGTTTGAATGGTTCCATGTCGCGCTTCGGATTATACCAGGGCTACCTATATACTGTAATTAATAATAGCATGAGTATATTTAACCTGTCCGGGGACAAACCTGTAAAAGCTGCAGATAATATCTATATTGGAGGGAATGTAGAAACAATTTTCAGCTACAAGGATAACCTGTTTATGGGTACACCTACCGGAATGTTGATATATTCGGTAAAAGATCCGCTGAAACCCGATTATCAATCATCTTTACAGCATGTCTATGGTTGTGACCCTGTGGTTGTGGAAAATGATTTGGCCTATGTCACCATTCATTCGGGAAATATGTGCGGACAAAATGCAAATGAATTGTTTATAGTAGATGTAAGTGATGTAAAAAAGCCAAAACAGATAGTATCTTATACA
Protein-coding sequences here:
- a CDS encoding sigma-70 family RNA polymerase sigma factor gives rise to the protein MNEQLLIAGCKRGESWARKQLYELHAPVMMGVCMRYTNDRETAKDILQDGFIKVFTKIDTYSETGSLGGWMRRVFVTTALEYLRRNDALKLSVSIDDYNEAMENVDVSALDQISADELMACVAALPEGYRTVFNLFAIEGYTHSEIANMLNIKESTSRSQFIRARKVLQNKVESLLMHENARQEKP
- a CDS encoding retropepsin-like aspartic protease encodes the protein MRVKNTILLLVFVLSSMYVCAQAPDERASTLLNRADYIELNRQYPSLKDSIHPMLKSLSEAVLSSSLNRPERALDDINRLLEYHQQEIGFMNVQAMFLKKCMVQAEMGNYSQAANDLQYFMNEVSEHMDSTMLKSYKETYAVYDKMRSVPPPALERPLADCEIPIEIDSLSVGGQLIYVPVTINGFPERFIFDTGCPGGAFISEEYASKLNLRTVADSVMVNGVGRGIGKIALIDSLRVGNMVYKNSTAVVVPPNLAVDSVFKVDLVLGSGIMKASGEVRILPQEKKLVFPISQTPLPPTGNNMIFLSDHPYIEAYSNTERLIMHFDTGNAGGGLHYKYYXMCVLKPQMKELAPY
- a CDS encoding outer membrane beta-barrel protein; amino-acid sequence: MPDKKNHNEQPDEFSRLIGQKLEDYRMPVEADYWNEIELRMKPKQRKSVWWIGGSVAAIAVIVILLLSIPKNDEPPFNPVAGINNFNATDFIISKPEKQTNTVVSTTNNNILQLQAKSYPVSISSKTEKDTLLAEENNTSNESLPVTIADTISLAHVEEIVQDVIAEGKDLAENNVNTTDTISSAPTIQEKKPIEKKSKEPGRLLIAKAENNDNKWLMSASVSSGGGSSSNGNMHKGLMYDYATSANVSESFTDAAPSLLNRELNVNDFSEIDHSLPLSFGVNVRKDINKYIGIETGLTYTYLSSKFQKKAIKSLEARQELHYLGIPVNVVLYLWNSSNWNIYLSAGGMVEKGLTYKYTEDIYDKNNNTAVVHDKGSISGLQWSLNASLGASYMFYNDWSIYFEPRFSYYFNNKQPISIRTEKPSVFGLGAGLRYKF